The Actinomycetota bacterium genome segment TCCTGTTCGTTTTTCTGTCTCTGCTTCTCCGCTTCCATCTCGGCGACTGCCTTCTCCCACCGGTCGTCCGTGAACAGGCCGTGGGTGAACAGCTCCAACGCCGGCCGCCCCCAGCGCAAAATCGCTGCGGGGTCCCCCAAAAGGTCCAGGTCCAGAAGGCGCTTCACGTGTTGGTGCATCGCGACCGCCCCCAGCTGCCAGATGCAGAGCAGCACCACCCGCTCGAAGGGGTAGTCGGAGGCCCTAAGGATGCCCGCCTCCACGCCGGCGCCCACGTATTCGACGGCGTCGGAGATCATCGTGTCGACCAGGTCCGCCACACCGGGTGAGCCGTCCACCAGCATGCGGGCGAGGTAGCGAAGCAGCGGCTGGGCCTTGTCGGCGGAACGAAGCAGCTGCAGGGGGTCCGGGGGGCCGGACGCCATCGCCTCCTGCTTGTTGGTCCGGATGACGGCGGCGACGTACTCGTCGCAGGCCCGGCGAAGGCCCTCTTTGGAGCCGAAATGGTGGACCACCAGCGCCGGGGAAACCCCCGCCCTGGTTGCGATCGCCCGCATTCCGGTGCCGGCGTACCCGCTTTCGCCGAAAAGCCCCATGGCGGCGTCCCGGATACGCGCTCGGGCGGTGAGATCCGACTCCGGCTCCTGCTCCACCGCTCGCACTGAACACATGTTCAGTATATTAACCGATTGTTCAGCCTGCGGGAGCGTACTTTAAAGCTGTCAAATACCTCGACTGCTCATTCCGGTATCGG includes the following:
- a CDS encoding TetR family transcriptional regulator; protein product: MCSVRAVEQEPESDLTARARIRDAAMGLFGESGYAGTGMRAIATRAGVSPALVVHHFGSKEGLRRACDEYVAAVIRTNKQEAMASGPPDPLQLLRSADKAQPLLRYLARMLVDGSPGVADLVDTMISDAVEYVGAGVEAGILRASDYPFERVVLLCIWQLGAVAMHQHVKRLLDLDLLGDPAAILRWGRPALELFTHGLFTDDRWEKAVAEMEAEKQRQKNEQEAAE